The following are encoded in a window of Eleutherodactylus coqui strain aEleCoq1 chromosome 12, aEleCoq1.hap1, whole genome shotgun sequence genomic DNA:
- the XRCC2 gene encoding DNA repair protein XRCC2: MSDDLRRAESGTQLLARLEGRASLKELEPLLFAIGDCPLHGDIVEFHGPEGSGKTEMFCHLISRCILPVVDGGLQVEVVYLDTDYHFDMLRLVTILEHRLSQSDEETVKRCLGRFFLVHCSSSIQLLLTLHSLENMFCTRPSLCLLIIDSLSAFYWIDRNNGGETISRQESNIRRCIELLDKLIKEYKLVLFASTQTIMQKTYNENSGASHSEKRASSATDFKPYLCKLWQHVTTNRVFFSKEQKQESHITTFSVTSCHLKSKNVIKRSFVITEAGAQFIP; the protein is encoded by the exons ATGAGCGATGACCTACGGAGAGCGGAGTCCGGCACGCAG CTACTTGCGAGGCTGGAAGGACGCGCCTCTCTGAAGGAGCTGGAGCCGCTGCTCTTTGCCATTGGAGATTGTCCTTTACATG GTGATATCGTTGAGTTCCACGGTCCGGAAGGCTCTGGAAAAACCGAAATGTTTTGCCATTTAATTTCCCGCTGCATCTTACCCGTTGTCGATGGCGGCTTACAAGTGGAGGTGGTCTACCTAGACACGGACTATCACTTCGACATGCTTCGTCTGGTCACTATACTTGAACACCGATTGTCCCAAAGTGACGAAGAGACGGTGAAGCGATGTCTGGGCCGCTTCTTCTTGGTCCACTGCAGTAGTAGCATCCAGCTGCTCCTTACCCTTCACTCCCTAGAGAACATGTTCTGCACTCGCCCTTCCCTCTGTCTATTAATCATAGATAGCCTGTCGGCTTTTTACTGGATCGACCGGAATAATGGAGGAGAAACCATTTCTAGGCAGGAGTCCAATATTAGGAGATGCATAGAGCTTCTTGATAAATTGATAAAGGAATACAAGCTGGTGCTTTTCGCTTCCACACAAACTATAATGCAGAAGACGTACAATGAAAACAGTGGAGCGTCTCATTCCGAGAAACGAGCGTCTTCCGCTACGGACTTCAAACCGTATCTGTGCAAGCTGTGGCAGCACGTAACGACAAACAGAGTATTTTTctcaaaagaacaaaaacaagagAGTCATATCACAACGTTCTCGGTTACTTCCTGCCACCTGAAAAGCAAAAATGTCATCAAGCGCTCATTCGTAATAACCGAGGCCGGAGCACAGTTCATCCCATGA